From Sparus aurata chromosome 9, fSpaAur1.1, whole genome shotgun sequence, a single genomic window includes:
- the map3k19 gene encoding mitogen-activated protein kinase kinase kinase 19 isoform X3 has product MSLLAQDLDSEFEDSDIELDLESFCPDRSTAASPTHTPSQQHRFLLYSNTGEVLESPGNPPQSDHHKDLDQADKGIPLCFQNAMETLRDIRQAYQEAGRGSRGLFLPSLSNNSRRWSQPDPAPSCGLLSTRTSCLPVPPGHRQRTRSVIAASPSSPSLLSVAKSSQLSQSAPSIMEPLLSSNTMIQARAHIQTRLGSQDNVNEQKLSQGLLPTLHPRTPKLLAPLDGRPRDVAALPALKHHVPLKPISRSPLCSRTRLRREGLSWGSPRTGPLSTKGGSEESGSSSSSHSSIDLEDEEEEDERTSGGSHLKFVKLLQHSNNVSCTETDSVGETRQDFNVRTRISHIPEPINHAGNRFGTEKASNSHCEGKASNVNYTKEPVGKQGDTVNTEIPITSMSKEEKNNVDHATEPEAGISHGTRFDQGDAITCSDRNYSNNLNSPERTKKDLCSEGTQVDKPIPRWEDVKLDTDTAEERAGNLLQSNVDHKRDKGMLKALKPLRCKERRTRTNCELRANIQTNHQSFNIVAHKDRSILNRSKSKSILRNSTLSTQVKDKTRKSPELIISGETVAKVKSKLKSAKGAHCDTGTHSPRKKVIDHAQSKRATPDKLIRSQQHPPATRQVKRLVVAGTQRSKSAVDFVTYKDMFQQIQSGDEGPAIYEMFAGPIYDNLRVSSSCDKVKERQVQSAKVKHRPLRQAQRRGPGERLVVSAKSKSKPASPRVKPHLTPLPWKDQQKMKDVPKLDRHTEDELAPAKDFCHNNSQAQMLSIIEEALSRYGSETLKSGDKTLIAAAVSSRDEESPNPPVHEPVLSQSPQQPKINTWTSSDSSSHTVMSPVYQRFLDEVGDGPLTDDLLQCLAEELISLDERDVSVGPCSDKLGASTELSNREDDPVLERDAFPEVNSTYSAALLGSGLVVDDAITWTKGEVLGRGAYGTVHCGLTSQGQLIAVKQVSLDASDPDAAKREYSRLQGEVELLKTLRHSNIVGFLGTSLNQHVVSIFMEYIPGGSIASILHRFGPLPEPVLALYTHQILEGVAFLHLNRVIHRDLKGNNVMLMPTGVIKLIDFGCARRLSCLNHTASNSGDLLKSVHGTPYWMAPEVISETGYGRKSDIWSVGCTVFEMATGKPPLAHMDKMAALFYIGAQRGLMPSLPDGFSDNAKDFVNICLTSDQRLRPSADQLLKHSFIPQNEAAVNSWATQKKNCCGHSECR; this is encoded by the exons ATGTCCCTCCTAGCTCAAGATCTGGACTCGGAGTTTGAAGATTCGGACATAGAGTTGGACCTCGAGAGCTTCTGTCCCGATCGGTCCACAGCTGCCTCCCCCACGCACACACCGAGCCAGCAGCATCGCTTTCTACTCTACAGCAACACGGGG GAAGTGCTGGAGTCTCCAGGGAACCCTCCACAATCAGACCACCATAAAGACCTCGACCAAG cagatAAGGGAATTCCCCTCTGTTTCCAAAACGCCATGGAAACGCTGAGAGACATCAGGCAAGCCTACCAGGAGGCAGGGAGGGGAAGCAG aggTTTGTTTCTGCCGAGCCTGAGCAACAACAGCCGGCGCTGGAGCCAACCAGATCCTGCTCCATCATGTGGTCTGCTGAGTACCAGGACCTCCTGCCTCCCAGTACCCCCCGGACACAG GCAGAGAACAAGAAGTGTGATTGCTGCATCCCCGTCCTCCCCCAGCCTGCTGTCTGTGGCCAAGTCCAGCCAGCTCAGCCAATCAGCCCCCAGCATCATGGAACCACTGCTGTCTTCAAACACCATGATCCAGGCCAGGGCGCACATCCAGACAC GACTGGGTTCTCAAGACAATGTAAATGAACAAAAG CTCTCACAGGGTCTCTTGCCGACTCTGCATCCCAGAACACCAAAGCTGTTGGCACCGCTCGACGGCAGGCCAAGGGATGTTGCCGCTCTGCCAGCACTGAAGCACCACGTTCCCCTTAAGCCCATCAGCCGGAGCCCCCTGTGCTCCAGGACCCGATTGAGGAGAGAGGGACTATCCTGGGGCAGCCCACGTACTGGCCCTCTGAGCACTAAGGGTGGTAGTGAGGAGAGCgggtccagcagcagcagccataGTTCCATCGAtctggaggatgaggaggaggaagatgagagaaCTTCCGGCGGGAGTCACCTGAAGTTCGTCAAATTGTTGCAGCATTCAAACAATGTAAGCTGCACCGAGACTGATTCAGTCGGCGAGACAAGGCAGGATTTTAATGTTCGGACAAGGATCAGTCATATTCCAGAGCCTATCAATCATGCAGGTAATCGTTTCGGCACTGAAAAAGCTTCAAACTCTCACTGTGAAGGCAAAGCCAGCAATGTGAATTACACAAAAGAGCCTGTTGGCAAGCAAGGAGACACTGTGAACACGGAAATACCTATCACATCAATGTCTAAGGAGGAAAAGAACAATGTGGACCACGCCACAGAGCCTGAGGCCGGGATTAGCCACGGGACAAGGTTTGACCAGGGTGATGCTATTACATGCTCTGACAGGAATTACAGCAATAACCTGAACAGCCCAGAAAGAACAAAGAAGGATCTCTGTTCTGAAGGAACCCAGGTAGATAAGCCAATCCCTCGTTGGGAGGATGTAAAGTTAGATACTGACACTGCCGAGGAGAGAGCTGGAAACCTTCTACAGTCCAACGTGGATCACAAGAGAGACAAGGGGATGTTGAAAGCCTTGAAGCCTCTCCGGTGCAAGGAGAGAAGAACCCGAACGAACTGTGAACTAAGAGCAAATATCCAAACGAACCACCAGTCCTTCAACATAGTGGCGCACAAAGACCGCAGCATCCTGAATCGTTCAAAGTCCAAAAGCATTCTGAGGAACTCCACACTTTCCACACAAGTTAAAGACAAAACCAGGAAAAGCCCCGAGCTAATAATCAGCGGAGAGACAGTCGCAAAAGTCAAATCAAAGCTTAAATCCGCCAAAGGTGCTCACTGCGACACCGGCACTCACTCTCCACGGAAGAAGGTGATCGATCATGCTCAGAGCAAGAGAGCAACTCCAGACAAGTTGATCAGATCTCAACAGCACCCACCAGCGACCCGACAAGTAAAGAGACTTGTTGTAGCAGGGACACAAAGATCTAAATCTGCTGTGGACTTTGTCACCTACAAGGACATGTTTCAGCAAATACAGAGTGGAGATGAAGGGCCAGCCATCTATGAGATGTTTGCTGGTCCCATCTACGATAATCTCAGAGTTTCCAGCTCTTGCGACAAAGTTAAGGAGAGACAAGTGCAGTCTGCTAAAGTCAAACACAGACCTTTGAGACAAGCACAGAGGAGAGGTCCAGGGGAGAGGCTGGTCGTTTCGGCTAAAAGCAAATCAAAACCTGCATCCCCGAGGGTGAAGCCTCACCTCACACCCCTACCATGGAAAGACCAACAAAAAATGAAGGATGTGCCGAAACTGGATCGACACACAGAGGATGAGTTAGCTCCTGCAAAGGATTTCTGTCATAATAATTCTCAAGCTCAAATGTTATCTATCATAGAGGAGGCTCTTTCTAGATATGGGTCTGAAACATTAAAATCAGGCGACAAAACACTGATTGCGGCAGCAGTTTCCTCTCGTGATGAAGAGTCACCAAACCCACCAGTTCATGAGCCAGTTTTGTCTCAAAGCCCTCAACAGCCGAAGATCAACACCTGGACTtcgtctgacagcagcagccacaccGTCATGTCACCGGTTTACCAGAGGTTTCTGGATGAGGTGGGAGACGGGCCACTTACAGACGACCTTCTGCAGTGTCTGGCCGAGGAGCTGATCTCACTGGACGAGAGGGATGTATCGGTCGGCCCGTGTTCTGACAAGCTGGGAGCAAGCACAGAGTTGTCCAACAGGGAAGATGATCCTGTATTGGAAAGAGATGCATTCCCTGAG GTCAATTCAACATACAGTGCTGCTCTGCTTGGCTCTGGGTTGGTTGTCGACGACGCCATCACATGGACAAAGGGGGAAGTACTCGGCAGGGGAGCCTACGGAACA GTGCACTGTGGCCTGACCAGCCAGGGCCAGCTGATAGCTGTGAAGCAGGTGAGCCTGGACGCCTCCGACCCCGATGCTGCAAAGAGGGAGTACAGTCGCCTGCAGGGGGAAGTGGAGCTGCTTAAAAccttgagacacagcaacatcGTGGGCTTCCTGGGGACCTCACTCAATCAGCATGTGGTCTCCATCTTCATGGAGTACATCCCTGGAGGATCCATCGCTAGCATCCTTCACAG GTTTGGTCCTCTGCCAGAGCCTGTTCTGGCTCTATACACCCATCAGATCCTGGAAGGGGTGGCCTTCCTGCACCTGAACAGGGTGATTCATCGTGACTTGAAAGGAAACAACGTCATGCTGATGCCCACCGGTGTCATCAAGCTCATCGACTTTGGCTGCGCCCGTCGGCTCAGCTGTCTGAACCACACAGCGAGCAACAGTGGAGATCTGCTCAAATCTGTCCACGGGACACCGTATTGGATGGCACCGGAG GTTATCAGTGAGACGGGATATGGCAGGAAGTCAGATATTTGGAGTGTGGGTTGCACAGTGTTTGAGATGGCCACAGGGAAACCACCACTGGCACACATGGACAAGATGGCTGCCTTGTTCTACATTGGCGCTCAGAGAGGGTTGATGCCCTCTTTGCCAGATGGGTTTTCGGATAACGCCAAGGATTTTGTAAATATCTGCTTGACAAG TGACCAGAGATTACGGCCATCTGCAGACCAGCTGCTGAAGCATTCGTTCATCCCCCAAAATGAGGCCGCAGTGAACTCCTGggcaacacagaaaaagaactGCTGTGGCCACTCAGAGTGTCGATAA